The Toxotes jaculatrix isolate fToxJac2 chromosome 21, fToxJac2.pri, whole genome shotgun sequence genome includes a region encoding these proteins:
- the galk1 gene encoding galactokinase, whose amino-acid sequence MASSFPSATELVARARGLYGQVFGGEDPQVAVCAPGRVNLIGEHTDYNQGFVLPMALPLVTVVVGSQTSGRDVTVVTATEDADKPWRVDFSLPSDGSPLCPGIPSWANYVKGVIQHYRAPPVPGFRAVIASSVPLGGGLSSSASLEVAFYTFLQQLKPDDGDKVSKALACQQAEHTHAGVPCGIMDQFVSVLGTEGHALLTDCRSLEATSVPLADPDLVILITNSNVKHSLTGSEYPMRRRQCEEAASILGKASLRDATMKDLEEARYKLSDVTYRRARHVIEEIERTVRAAESLKRGAYKEFGKLMVESHSSLRDLYEVSCKELDELVSAAMEVEGVYGSRMTGGGFGGCTVTLTEARAVDRTILHIKERYSGTPTFYVTTPSEGARVLSLS is encoded by the exons ATGGCCAGTTCCTTTCCGAGTGCGACCGAGCTGGTTGCGCGGGCTCGCGGTTTGTATGGACAGGTGTTCGGGGGAGAGGATCCTCAGGTGGCGGTGTGTGCTCCTGGAAGAGTCAACCTGATAGGAGAGCACACTGACTACAACCAGGGATTTGTACTTCCAAtg GCGCTGCCCCTGGTCACTGTGGTGGTTGGCAGTCAAACCTCTGGCCGAGATGTTACCGTGGTAACAGCCACTGAGGATGCTGATAAGCCTTGGAGAGTGGACTTCAGCCTGCCCAGTGATGGATCACCGCTGTGTCCAGGGATACCCAGCTGGGCAAACTATGTGAAGGGTGTGATACAGCACTACAGGG CTCCACCTGTCCCAGGTTTCAGGGCGGTGATAGCCAGCAGTGTCCCTCTGGGAGGAGGTCTGTCCAGCTCTGCGTCTCTGGAGGTGGCTTTCTACACATTCCTGCAGCAACTCAAGCCAG ATGATGGAGATAAAGTGTCCAAGGCTCTGGCCTGTCAGCAGGCAGAACACACTCATGCTGGTGTACCCTGTGGCATAATGGATCAGTTTGTGTCTGTCCTCGGCACAGAGGGACATGCTTTGCTCACTGATTGCAG GTCCCTGGAAGCCACCTCTGTCCCCCTGGCAGATCCAGACCTGGTCATTCTCATCACCAACTCCAATGTGAAGCACTCTCTGACTGGCAGTGAGTACCCCATGAGACGCAGACAGTGTGAGGAGGCTGCCTCCATCCTGGGAAAGGCCAGTCTCAGAGATGCTACCATGAAGGACCTGGAGG AGGCGAGGTACAAACTGAGCGACGTCACCTATCGAAGAGCTCGTCACGTGATCGAGGAGATAGAAAGAACTGTCCGAGCTGCTGAATCCCTGAAGAGAGGAGCTTACAAAGAGTTTGGCAAGCTGATGGTGGAGAGCCACAGCTCCCTGAG AGACCTGTATGAGGTGAGCTGCAAGGAGCTGGACGAGCTGGTGTCTGCAGCcatggaggtggagggggtgtaCGGCAGCCGGATGACAGGCGGAGGATTCGGTGGATGCACCGTGACTTTGACGGAGGCCCGTGCTGTTGACAGGACTATACTCCACATAAAG
- the LOC121175426 gene encoding BTB/POZ domain-containing protein KCTD21-like, with translation MLNLNSPDNNSNRNSLQDPVSLNVGGEIYTTTLDTLTRCRDSMLGAMFTGQMPVLRDNRGNIFIDRDGKVFRYILNYLRSSSLDLPDSFSELALLQREADFFQIHPLLEEIRRYEASVPRSLRGGPLGAMIMVNVESKVRVLHFNLRHGPENYELRTCSVRAFTADLFCTWRAFLGLLCERFSYRTSQGLTSPHPCNSRQNRLKLEWVPRPDELPQDQYDKQRYQGLTVCNPEAAQSDDIINMHPSPCEIADMQSFVEELLKVSLAEGFRVDLVTPDPAEILNCTSLRLVKG, from the exons ATGCTGAACCTCAACTCGcctgacaacaacagcaacaggaaCTCTCTCCAGGACCCGGTGTCGCTGAACGTCGGTGGAGAAATTTACACGACAACCCTGGACACTCTGACGCGCTGCCGTGACTCCATGCTGGGCGCCATGTTCACGGGGCAAATGCCTGTGCTCAGGGAtaacagaggaaacattttCATAGACCGCGACGGCAAGGTCTTCAGGTACATTCTGAATTACCTGCGCTCCAGCTCCCTGGACCTGCCGGACAGCTTTTCAGAGCTGgcgctgctgcagagagaggctGATTTCTTCCAGATACACCCCCTGCTGGAGGAGATCCGCCGATACGAGGCATCAGTTCCTCGCAGCCTCAGAGGAGGGCCGCTCGGAGCTATGATTATGGTCAACGTTGAGTCCAAG GTCCGCGTTCTCCACTTTAACTTACGCCACGGGCCAGAAAACTATGAGCTTCGTACGTGCTCCGTTCGAGCCTTTACAGCCGACCTCTTTTGTACCTGGAGAGCTTTCCTGGGTCTGCTTTGCGAGCGCTTCTCCTACAGAACATCCCAGGGTCTCACAAGCCCCCATCCGTGCAACTCCAGGCAGAACAGGCTGAAGCTGGAGTGGGTGCCGAGGCCCGACGAACTCCCGCAGGACCAATATGACAAACAGCGCTACCAGGGACTAACCGTCTGTAACCCTGAGGCCGCGCAGTCAGACGACATCATCAACATGCACCCGAGCCCCTGTGAAATCGCTGACATGCAGAGCTttgtggaggagctgctgaaagTGTCTCTGGCTGAAGGCTTCAGGGTTGATCTGGTGACCCCTGACCCAGCGGAGATTCTCAACTGCACCTCGCTTCGGCTTGTCAAGGGCTGA